The following coding sequences lie in one Agrobacterium vitis genomic window:
- a CDS encoding ABC transporter ATP-binding protein: MVSPAPLSTPGTQPKQGARLELVGLRRAFGAYKALDGIDLAIEPGEFIALLGPSGCGKSTALNCIAGLLPLTGGEIRVGGQRIDQLEPEKRGFGMVFQSYALFPHMTVRRNVGFGLSMQGIKGTEADRRIEAALDLVRLGSQADKLPGQLSGGQQQRVAIARAIVIRPPVVLMDEPLSNLDAKLRLEMRADIRAIHDQIGSTTIYVTHDQDEALSMADRIVVMSQGHIRQIGTPEDLYMRPNHVDVADFMGFRTRIAGRITAVSGDEAQIEAAGAITVGTPRQPVQVGDAAVLSVRPEDMIAVQDGSGIPVTIKSMEYRGRAYFGAAEASDGAEVHFRSDILLPRGTVTSVRPAEGRALIFKGDA; encoded by the coding sequence TTGGTCTCGCCAGCCCCATTATCGACACCGGGTACACAGCCCAAACAAGGCGCGCGTCTTGAGCTTGTCGGCCTTCGCCGTGCCTTCGGGGCCTATAAAGCGCTTGATGGTATCGATCTCGCCATCGAACCGGGCGAATTCATCGCGCTGCTCGGCCCTTCCGGCTGCGGAAAATCCACGGCGCTGAACTGTATCGCCGGGCTCTTGCCGCTGACGGGTGGCGAAATCCGGGTCGGCGGCCAGCGCATCGATCAGTTGGAGCCGGAAAAGCGCGGCTTCGGCATGGTTTTCCAAAGCTACGCCCTGTTTCCTCACATGACCGTGCGGCGCAATGTCGGCTTCGGCCTCTCGATGCAAGGTATCAAAGGCACGGAAGCCGACCGTCGCATCGAAGCGGCCCTCGATCTAGTGCGTCTCGGCTCACAGGCGGATAAATTGCCGGGGCAACTCTCTGGCGGCCAGCAGCAGCGTGTCGCCATTGCCCGTGCCATCGTCATCCGCCCGCCGGTCGTGCTGATGGATGAGCCACTTTCCAACCTGGATGCCAAGCTGCGGCTGGAAATGCGCGCCGATATCCGCGCCATTCACGACCAGATCGGCTCCACGACGATCTACGTCACCCACGATCAGGACGAAGCACTGTCGATGGCCGACCGGATCGTGGTGATGAGCCAGGGCCATATCCGCCAGATCGGCACGCCTGAAGATCTCTACATGCGCCCGAACCATGTCGATGTCGCCGATTTCATGGGCTTTCGCACCCGGATTGCCGGGCGTATCACAGCCGTATCCGGCGATGAGGCCCAGATCGAAGCCGCGGGCGCAATCACTGTCGGCACGCCCCGCCAACCGGTGCAGGTCGGCGATGCGGCTGTGCTCAGCGTTAGACCGGAGGATATGATCGCCGTCCAGGATGGCAGCGGCATTCCGGTGACAATCAAATCCATGGAATATCGTGGCAGAGCGTATTTTGGCGCCGCGGAAGCCAGCGACGGGGCAGAGGTGCATTTTCGCTCGGATATCTTGCTGCCGCGCGGCACCGTCACCAGCGTGCGTCCGGCAGAAGGCCGGGCGCTGATCTTTAAGGGTGATGCATGA
- a CDS encoding ABC transporter permease, with the protein MSQSSLRVSLAARGIDGTTLLVLPGLLVILALFIYPFIFGVIDSLTPAEGAWYANYVTFFTDPFQYKTISATLWLALPVTVVNLALALPIAFRVRLMTRQRFLTTILVLPVTLGTVFIADGLLTFLGPQGWFNRSLILIGILDTPVKLTNNYWGVFASLLISGFPFAFLLTLSYVTGIDPAIEQAAATLGANARKRFMNVFLPLLVPGLAVTFCLSFVQAFAVFPSAVLLGAPAGPTRVISIAAYQAAFEQYNHSLGSAIAIIMGVIELAIVAAILALRSLFYRGPVAGTKG; encoded by the coding sequence ATGAGCCAGTCTTCGCTTCGTGTCTCGCTTGCAGCCAGGGGAATAGACGGCACGACGCTGCTGGTCCTGCCGGGCCTGCTGGTCATCCTCGCTCTGTTTATCTATCCGTTCATCTTCGGCGTCATCGACTCGCTGACACCAGCGGAGGGCGCCTGGTACGCCAATTACGTCACATTCTTCACCGATCCGTTTCAATACAAGACCATTTCCGCCACGCTTTGGCTGGCATTGCCGGTTACGGTGGTCAATCTGGCTTTAGCCTTGCCGATTGCCTTTCGGGTGCGGCTCATGACGCGCCAGCGTTTTCTGACCACCATTCTCGTTCTGCCGGTCACGCTCGGCACCGTCTTCATTGCGGACGGTCTTTTGACCTTTCTTGGTCCCCAGGGCTGGTTCAACCGCAGCCTGATCCTGATCGGCATTCTCGATACGCCGGTCAAGCTCACCAACAATTACTGGGGCGTGTTTGCCTCGCTGCTGATCTCAGGTTTCCCCTTCGCCTTCCTGTTGACGCTCTCCTACGTCACCGGCATCGATCCGGCCATCGAACAGGCGGCGGCGACATTGGGGGCCAATGCGCGCAAGCGCTTCATGAACGTGTTTCTACCGCTGCTGGTGCCGGGTCTTGCCGTCACCTTCTGCCTGTCCTTCGTGCAGGCCTTCGCAGTCTTTCCCTCGGCTGTCCTGCTCGGTGCGCCCGCCGGGCCGACGCGAGTGATCTCGATTGCTGCCTATCAGGCCGCTTTCGAGCAATATAACCACTCGCTGGGCTCGGCCATCGCCATCATCATGGGCGTTATCGAACTGGCAATCGTCGCAGCCATCCTGGCCTTGCGCTCCCTCTTCTATCGCGGCCCCGTCGCCGGAACGAAAGGCTAG
- a CDS encoding ABC transporter permease: MIRDQGIGSKLWRMAVWALAGLFILNLVAVIASVVVNSFARRWLGTWLPTGWTTRWYSDAWSEFQLSSVVAVTFQITFTVVIISGLLGVMTAYALARRDFPGKKLVILTFLLPLLVPPLTYGIPLATVLYQVGLGGSFWGVVLINLVPSLPFVILVMIPFIEQIDPRIEAAAKVFGAGTWSLFTRILLPLLLPGMLAALLLVLVRTIAMFELTFLIAGPTTQTLVVSLYYAVFASGVRASQSIDAMAVVYMVTTLFWLVIALQFVSPTQIVARAKQQPAA, from the coding sequence ATGATCCGCGATCAGGGCATCGGCTCAAAACTCTGGCGTATGGCGGTCTGGGCGCTCGCCGGGCTGTTCATTCTCAATCTCGTGGCGGTGATTGCCTCCGTCGTGGTCAACTCCTTTGCCCGGCGTTGGCTGGGTACATGGCTGCCGACCGGCTGGACGACACGATGGTATTCCGACGCCTGGAGCGAGTTTCAGCTGTCCAGCGTCGTCGCCGTCACCTTCCAGATCACTTTTACGGTGGTGATTATTTCCGGCCTCCTCGGAGTGATGACCGCCTATGCGCTGGCCCGGCGGGATTTTCCCGGCAAAAAGCTTGTCATCCTCACCTTCCTGCTGCCGCTTCTGGTGCCGCCGCTTACCTATGGCATTCCATTGGCGACTGTCCTCTACCAGGTCGGCCTTGGCGGAAGCTTCTGGGGTGTGGTGCTGATCAATCTCGTGCCGTCCCTGCCCTTCGTCATCCTGGTCATGATCCCCTTTATCGAGCAGATCGATCCACGCATCGAGGCCGCTGCCAAGGTCTTTGGTGCTGGAACCTGGAGTCTGTTCACCCGCATCCTGCTACCGCTACTGTTGCCGGGCATGCTGGCCGCCCTGCTGCTGGTGCTGGTGCGCACCATCGCCATGTTCGAGTTGACCTTCCTGATTGCCGGGCCGACGACGCAAACGCTGGTCGTATCGCTCTACTATGCAGTCTTTGCGTCCGGGGTTCGCGCATCGCAATCCATTGATGCCATGGCCGTGGTCTATATGGTCACCACGCTGTTCTGGCTGGTCATCGCCCTACAATTCGTCAGCCCGACGCAAATCGTCGCCAGGGCAAAACAGCAACCGGCGGCGTGA
- a CDS encoding extracellular solute-binding protein: MKNYALKTVLAGLLAATTLGAAPAMAEKVKFEFWHGLSGDLGERVQDACRKFNDSQENFEIVCTSQNDYDTTLQNTIAAYRAKKQPAIAQIYDAGTLDLMLSKAFIPAKKLMADNGYKIDWNNYFGGIANYYATAGGELQSFPFNSSTAMFYYNVSAFEKAGITFKPDTWEHVEEAARKLKAAGYECPLGFNFDPWSMLEQFSAIHNQPIATKANGYQGLDAELVFNKTKFVDHVKFFKKMQDEKLFVVKTKQLGMDVVPAFTSQTCQMIQSSIADHGTVGKTLPADVKWDVAMLPVWKGTERQNSLVGGASLWVLAGRPEAEYKGAAAFLNFLGQPDMVQWWSTVTGYIPVTKTGFDAMKANGFYDKAPYKGRELAIASLTYTPTSDTSRGIRLGSFTQIRKEVSTSFEAIFMQNADVQTQLDQTVERGNAILRRFEKTYAGQKLN, from the coding sequence ATGAAAAACTACGCTTTGAAAACCGTGCTGGCCGGCCTGCTGGCTGCCACGACGCTGGGGGCAGCACCGGCCATGGCCGAAAAGGTCAAGTTCGAGTTCTGGCATGGCCTGAGCGGCGACCTTGGCGAGCGCGTCCAGGACGCCTGCCGCAAGTTCAACGACAGCCAGGAGAATTTCGAAATCGTCTGCACCTCTCAGAACGATTACGATACCACGCTGCAAAACACCATTGCCGCCTACCGCGCCAAGAAGCAGCCAGCCATCGCCCAGATCTACGATGCCGGCACGCTGGACCTGATGCTGTCCAAGGCCTTTATTCCAGCCAAGAAACTGATGGCCGACAATGGCTACAAGATCGACTGGAACAATTATTTCGGTGGCATCGCAAACTACTACGCCACGGCTGGCGGCGAATTGCAGTCCTTCCCGTTCAACTCCTCGACCGCGATGTTCTATTATAATGTCAGCGCGTTTGAGAAGGCTGGCATCACCTTCAAGCCGGATACCTGGGAACATGTCGAGGAAGCAGCCCGCAAGCTGAAAGCCGCTGGCTATGAATGCCCGCTGGGCTTCAATTTCGATCCATGGTCGATGCTGGAACAGTTTTCCGCCATCCACAACCAGCCAATCGCCACCAAGGCCAATGGCTATCAGGGTCTCGATGCTGAACTGGTGTTCAACAAAACCAAGTTCGTTGACCATGTGAAATTCTTCAAGAAGATGCAGGACGAGAAGCTGTTCGTGGTCAAGACCAAGCAGCTCGGCATGGATGTCGTCCCGGCCTTCACCTCGCAGACCTGCCAGATGATCCAGTCGTCGATTGCCGACCACGGCACCGTCGGCAAGACGCTGCCCGCTGACGTCAAATGGGATGTCGCCATGCTGCCGGTCTGGAAGGGTACCGAGCGCCAGAATTCGCTGGTGGGCGGGGCTTCGCTCTGGGTTCTCGCCGGTCGTCCGGAAGCCGAATACAAGGGGGCTGCTGCCTTCCTCAACTTCCTCGGGCAGCCGGATATGGTGCAATGGTGGTCAACGGTCACAGGCTATATTCCTGTCACCAAGACCGGTTTCGATGCCATGAAAGCCAATGGTTTCTACGATAAGGCACCTTACAAGGGCCGTGAACTGGCCATTGCCAGCCTGACCTACACGCCGACATCCGATACCAGCCGCGGTATCCGCCTGGGTAGCTTCACCCAGATCCGCAAGGAAGTCTCGACCTCGTTTGAGGCGATCTTCATGCAGAATGCCGATGTGCAGACCCAGCTGGACCAGACGGTCGAGCGTGGCAATGCCATCCTGCGCCGCTTTGAGAAAACCTATGCCGGTCAGAAGCTGAACTAA
- a CDS encoding carbohydrate ABC transporter permease: MEQRAVFKNWWLPILFALPQIILIILFFYWPVAAVVNWAFTLEPPFGGAAEFVGFANFKDALTDPFYWNSVYVSLIFATVGPFFAILIGLVLALAVDRQLPGTGFFRFFYILPFAIAGPAAGIAFRFILAPDRGLAAMVNSFSPDLWNPAKYGSHALALVIIVFIWKWSGYTFIFLLAGLQSVPRALSEAAAMDGAGPLRRAFDVQVPLLAPTLFFLLVTMMTEGFVGADTFGIVHSMTGGGPNHGTEVMVYRIVDEAFKGLNYSGASAQSIILIGLIMICTFIQFRFIEKRVHYK, translated from the coding sequence ATGGAACAACGCGCCGTTTTCAAGAACTGGTGGCTGCCTATTCTGTTTGCGCTGCCGCAGATCATCCTGATCATCCTGTTCTTCTATTGGCCGGTGGCTGCCGTGGTGAACTGGGCCTTCACCCTCGAACCGCCGTTTGGTGGTGCTGCGGAATTCGTCGGCTTTGCCAATTTCAAGGACGCGCTGACCGATCCCTTCTACTGGAATTCAGTTTATGTCAGCTTGATCTTTGCGACAGTCGGGCCGTTCTTCGCCATTCTCATCGGCCTTGTGCTGGCGCTTGCGGTCGATAGGCAATTGCCGGGAACCGGTTTCTTCCGGTTTTTCTACATCCTGCCCTTCGCCATTGCCGGACCGGCTGCCGGTATCGCCTTCCGCTTCATCCTGGCACCCGATCGCGGGCTGGCGGCCATGGTCAATTCCTTCTCTCCAGATCTGTGGAATCCGGCCAAATACGGCAGCCATGCGCTGGCGCTTGTTATCATCGTCTTCATCTGGAAATGGTCGGGCTATACGTTCATCTTCCTGCTGGCAGGCCTTCAATCTGTTCCGCGCGCGCTTAGTGAAGCTGCCGCCATGGACGGCGCTGGTCCCTTGCGCCGTGCCTTCGATGTGCAGGTGCCGCTGCTTGCACCCACCCTGTTTTTTCTGCTCGTCACCATGATGACGGAAGGCTTCGTTGGCGCTGACACCTTCGGCATCGTCCATTCGATGACCGGCGGCGGACCGAACCACGGCACCGAAGTCATGGTCTACAGGATCGTCGATGAGGCGTTCAAGGGTCTCAACTATTCCGGCGCATCGGCTCAGAGCATCATTCTGATCGGGCTGATCATGATCTGCACCTTCATCCAGTTCCGCTTCATCGAGAAGCGCGTGCATTACAAGTGA
- a CDS encoding ABC transporter permease subunit — MIQRTPIANAFTYLIMVLGFLLLIGPFIVVIAGASQTMPQVNAIPFSFLPQGEFLTNAKQAWSRADLGTAMTNSLIMAALVTLGKVALSAMTAFAIVFFRTPLKHVFFWGVFITLMLPLEVRVVPTYAVAADLFQPIKSILSTLFGIDIKIEWNLLNTYAGLTLPLIATATGTFLYRQFFMTMPNELAEAARMDGSGPIRFFFEMLLPLSRTNMLALTTIMFVYGWNQYLWPLLMVTDPNYKTVMMSLRSLLPSDNGIPDWNVTLAGSLMIMAPPLVVVAVLQRWFVRGLVSTEK; from the coding sequence ATGATCCAGCGCACACCAATTGCCAATGCCTTCACCTATCTCATCATGGTCCTGGGCTTCCTGCTGCTGATCGGACCATTCATCGTGGTGATTGCTGGCGCCAGCCAGACAATGCCGCAGGTCAACGCCATTCCCTTCAGCTTCCTGCCGCAGGGCGAGTTCCTGACCAATGCCAAACAGGCATGGTCACGGGCCGATCTCGGCACAGCGATGACCAACAGCCTGATCATGGCGGCTCTGGTGACGCTTGGAAAAGTCGCGCTGTCGGCCATGACCGCCTTTGCCATCGTGTTTTTCCGCACGCCGCTGAAACACGTGTTTTTCTGGGGCGTGTTCATCACCCTGATGCTGCCGCTCGAAGTCCGGGTCGTTCCCACCTATGCGGTGGCAGCTGATCTGTTCCAGCCGATCAAATCCATCCTGTCCACGCTGTTTGGCATCGACATCAAGATCGAGTGGAATCTGCTCAACACCTATGCGGGTCTAACCCTGCCGCTGATTGCCACCGCAACCGGCACCTTTCTCTACCGACAGTTTTTCATGACCATGCCCAATGAATTGGCTGAGGCGGCACGTATGGACGGGTCCGGGCCGATCCGCTTCTTCTTTGAAATGCTGCTGCCGCTCTCGCGCACCAACATGCTGGCGCTGACCACCATCATGTTCGTCTATGGCTGGAACCAGTATCTCTGGCCACTGCTGATGGTGACCGACCCGAACTACAAGACGGTGATGATGTCGCTGCGCTCACTGCTGCCGTCCGATAACGGCATCCCCGATTGGAACGTCACGCTGGCTGGTTCCCTGATGATCATGGCCCCGCCGCTGGTTGTGGTTGCCGTGCTGCAACGCTGGTTCGTGCGCGGTCTTGTCTCCACGGAAAAGTGA
- a CDS encoding sn-glycerol-3-phosphate import ATP-binding protein UgpC, which produces MADIDIRAVRKSYGKTPTLHGIDLLFGSGEFVVILGPSGCGKSTLLRMIAGLEDITSGEIAIDGRVVNTLEPRERGCAMVFQNYALYPHMSVAGNIGYALKVAGVAKAERDRRITETAKIVGLQDYLDRRPAALSGGQRQRVAMARAIIREPKVFLFDEPLSNLDAKLRVTMRAEIRKLHQRLSATSVFVTHDQVEAMTLADRLVVMNRGHVEQVGKPLDIYHRPATTFVASFIGSPAMNLFDARVEVETSTICLGGASVEIDPVVAHTLRGRDVIVGIRPEQCRLASQGQGVPALIEFVEELGVGRVVHCELAGQPFAIAVPEEAQVTAGDTIGLLLPQQQLHFFDAESQKRIDFSPVTGAANSLANSQIPSHQPSGVLS; this is translated from the coding sequence ATGGCTGATATCGACATCCGCGCAGTGCGCAAAAGCTACGGCAAGACACCAACCCTGCATGGCATAGATCTGCTGTTTGGCTCAGGGGAATTCGTGGTCATTCTCGGTCCCTCCGGCTGTGGAAAATCCACGCTGCTGCGGATGATCGCCGGGCTCGAAGACATTACCTCAGGCGAAATCGCTATCGATGGCCGTGTCGTGAATACATTGGAACCTCGTGAGCGCGGTTGCGCCATGGTGTTTCAGAATTACGCGCTTTACCCGCATATGTCGGTGGCGGGCAATATCGGCTACGCGCTGAAAGTGGCGGGCGTTGCCAAAGCCGAGCGTGACCGGCGCATTACTGAGACCGCAAAAATCGTCGGCTTGCAGGATTATCTTGACCGTCGGCCCGCCGCTCTTTCCGGTGGCCAGCGCCAGCGTGTCGCCATGGCCCGCGCCATCATCCGCGAGCCGAAGGTGTTTCTGTTCGATGAACCACTGTCCAATCTCGACGCCAAGCTGCGCGTCACCATGCGCGCCGAAATCCGCAAACTGCACCAGCGTCTGTCAGCGACATCGGTTTTCGTGACCCATGACCAGGTGGAAGCGATGACACTTGCCGACCGGCTGGTGGTGATGAACCGTGGCCATGTGGAACAGGTTGGCAAACCACTCGACATCTATCATCGCCCGGCCACCACGTTCGTTGCCTCGTTTATCGGCTCCCCGGCCATGAACCTGTTCGACGCCCGCGTCGAAGTGGAAACCTCCACCATTTGCCTCGGTGGTGCATCGGTCGAAATCGATCCGGTCGTCGCCCATACTTTGCGCGGCCGCGATGTGATCGTCGGTATCCGCCCGGAACAATGCCGTCTTGCCAGCCAGGGCCAGGGTGTCCCGGCACTCATCGAATTCGTCGAAGAACTGGGTGTTGGCCGCGTCGTCCATTGCGAATTGGCTGGCCAGCCTTTTGCCATTGCTGTCCCCGAAGAAGCGCAGGTGACAGCCGGTGACACGATCGGGCTGCTTCTCCCGCAGCAGCAATTGCACTTCTTTGACGCCGAGAGCCAGAAGCGGATCGACTTTTCTCCCGTGACGGGCGCGGCAAACAGCCTCGCCAACAGCCAAATACCATCGCATCAACCCTCTGGAGTTCTTTCATGA
- a CDS encoding sugar phosphate isomerase/epimerase family protein: protein MTDIISAIGFCNRTGKGDLTTLDVSLREIADSGATACEIGIYGEEIISGGRIIEDRTQRVADIVSQYSFKKLSLHGQVSSNFMDREHLHLQKNVVRAMLELCDRLGAGILVHHSGAAQPVEGVDGADLDKMEREALLEMADIAKGYGVRIALENIFTTETGQYRQTPSQVAETVKAIGHDHVVALIDFSHAYIESTFKGLDFREQLRAMAPVTGHLHVHDSFGLPYTMKEFFHNAEATALGIGDLHLPLGWGDIAWDEIFAELTFLPDTMLIMEIGAERFLDQQPRCLDRARELAKLVNLR, encoded by the coding sequence ATGACCGACATCATTTCTGCCATCGGCTTTTGCAATCGCACCGGCAAGGGCGACCTGACGACACTGGACGTCTCACTACGCGAAATCGCCGATTCCGGTGCGACGGCCTGCGAAATCGGCATCTATGGCGAAGAAATCATCTCCGGTGGCCGTATTATCGAAGATCGCACCCAGCGCGTCGCTGACATTGTCAGCCAATACAGCTTCAAGAAATTATCCTTGCACGGCCAGGTCAGCTCCAATTTCATGGACCGTGAGCATCTGCACCTACAAAAGAACGTGGTTCGCGCCATGCTGGAACTGTGCGATCGTCTTGGCGCCGGCATTCTCGTCCATCATTCGGGTGCCGCCCAGCCGGTAGAAGGTGTTGACGGCGCGGATCTCGACAAGATGGAGCGCGAAGCGCTGCTGGAAATGGCAGATATCGCCAAGGGTTATGGTGTGCGCATCGCGCTTGAAAACATCTTCACCACCGAGACCGGCCAGTACCGCCAGACGCCAAGCCAAGTGGCCGAAACGGTCAAGGCCATCGGCCATGACCATGTCGTCGCCCTGATCGATTTCTCCCATGCCTATATCGAATCCACCTTCAAGGGACTGGATTTCCGCGAGCAGCTGCGCGCCATGGCACCAGTGACCGGCCATCTCCACGTTCATGACAGCTTTGGCCTGCCCTATACGATGAAGGAATTCTTCCATAACGCGGAAGCAACTGCGCTCGGCATCGGCGACCTGCATCTGCCGCTCGGCTGGGGCGATATTGCCTGGGACGAGATCTTCGCCGAACTCACCTTCCTGCCCGACACCATGCTGATCATGGAAATCGGCGCCGAACGCTTCCTCGACCAACAGCCCCGCTGCCTGGACCGCGCCCGCGAACTGGCGAAGCTGGTGAACCTGCGCTGA
- a CDS encoding response regulator transcription factor, producing MMANPPQQDEHEPVVYVIDDDASVRAALEDLLASVGLAVCAYGSIQEFMAMPLADAPGCLVLDVRMPGQSGLEFHQQMTKLGIRLPVIFITGHGDIPMSVKAMKNGAIEFLTKPFRDQDLLDAIQQGIENARAQRRQDHLSSGLRELWQTLTPGEREVMELVVQGRLNKQIAGDLGVSEITVKVRRAQLMRKLNAKSVADLVRIWDRIAVPD from the coding sequence ATGATGGCCAACCCACCTCAACAGGATGAACATGAGCCGGTTGTCTATGTGATCGATGATGACGCCTCGGTGCGCGCCGCATTGGAGGATCTGCTTGCCTCCGTCGGACTTGCGGTTTGTGCCTATGGGTCGATCCAGGAATTCATGGCAATGCCGCTTGCCGATGCGCCCGGCTGCCTGGTGCTCGATGTGCGGATGCCCGGCCAGAGCGGACTTGAGTTTCACCAGCAGATGACGAAACTGGGTATACGGCTGCCGGTGATTTTCATTACCGGTCATGGTGATATCCCCATGTCGGTCAAGGCGATGAAAAACGGTGCTATCGAGTTCCTGACCAAGCCGTTTCGCGACCAGGACCTGCTGGACGCTATTCAGCAGGGCATCGAAAATGCCCGTGCGCAGCGACGACAGGATCATCTATCCTCCGGCTTGCGGGAGTTATGGCAAACGCTGACGCCGGGCGAGCGGGAGGTGATGGAACTGGTTGTTCAGGGGCGTCTCAACAAACAGATTGCTGGCGATCTCGGTGTCAGCGAAATCACCGTCAAGGTTCGCCGGGCTCAATTGATGCGCAAACTCAATGCCAAATCTGTTGCCGATCTGGTGCGGATCTGGGATCGGATTGCGGTGCCGGATTGA
- a CDS encoding sensor histidine kinase has protein sequence MKHILFSQHQNRPKLRAVFILFLLVCIFAADTITNFEIAFAVFYIAVILIAIGFLSMRGVVALAMICIGLTVLSLFLTRRGSFESGLMNCGISTCAIGVTTYLALKIVAAQAAIYDAQAQFSRMARLTRLGELTASIAHEVNQPLAAVATSADACRRWLDHTPPNLDRARQAAERIASDVKRASDVIVRVRRLARSEPPQRESFDLNAATTEAIGLAEHELERNNIALEMALAEDLPPVLADRIQIQQVIGNLLLNAIEAMAAVPSFKRELLISTFLDGDDRIVLAVADSGPGMKQSTLDHLFEAFWTTKESGMGIGLAISRSIIEAHGGRISVTSAHRMGTVVQFSLPLSEENKA, from the coding sequence ATGAAACACATTCTGTTTTCGCAGCACCAGAACCGGCCAAAACTGAGGGCGGTGTTCATCCTGTTTTTGCTGGTCTGTATCTTTGCTGCCGATACGATCACCAATTTCGAGATCGCTTTTGCGGTCTTCTATATCGCGGTCATTCTGATCGCCATCGGCTTCCTGTCGATGCGCGGCGTCGTCGCACTGGCAATGATCTGCATTGGCCTGACGGTACTGAGCTTGTTTCTCACCCGGCGCGGATCGTTCGAATCCGGGCTCATGAATTGCGGCATCAGCACCTGCGCCATTGGGGTGACGACCTATCTCGCCTTGAAAATTGTTGCCGCCCAGGCGGCTATTTATGATGCGCAGGCGCAGTTTTCCCGCATGGCGCGGTTGACGCGGCTGGGTGAACTGACGGCTTCTATCGCCCATGAGGTCAATCAGCCGCTGGCTGCCGTCGCCACCAGCGCCGATGCCTGTCGCCGCTGGCTTGATCATACGCCGCCCAATCTGGATCGTGCCCGTCAGGCGGCGGAGCGAATTGCCAGCGACGTGAAACGCGCCAGCGATGTGATTGTGCGAGTGCGCAGACTGGCCAGAAGCGAACCGCCGCAACGGGAAAGCTTCGACCTCAATGCGGCGACCACCGAGGCCATCGGCCTGGCCGAACATGAACTCGAGCGCAACAACATTGCGCTGGAGATGGCGCTTGCGGAAGACCTGCCGCCGGTGCTGGCTGATCGCATTCAGATCCAGCAGGTAATCGGCAATCTCCTGCTCAATGCCATCGAAGCCATGGCGGCCGTTCCCAGTTTCAAGCGCGAGCTTTTGATCTCGACCTTTCTCGATGGCGATGACAGGATCGTGCTTGCCGTCGCCGATTCAGGTCCCGGCATGAAACAATCGACGCTGGATCATCTGTTTGAGGCGTTCTGGACCACCAAGGAAAGCGGCATGGGCATCGGCCTTGCCATCAGCCGTTCGATCATCGAGGCGCATGGTGGACGTATTTCCGTGACGTCTGCGCATCGCATGGGGACGGTCGTTCAATTCAGCCTGCCCTTAAGCGAAGAGAATAAGGCATGA